The Tenacibaculum sp. MAR_2010_89 genome has a window encoding:
- a CDS encoding SDR family oxidoreductase: protein MSKNIIITGTSRGIGYELAKQFANQGHNVLALSRNTKSLDSLNHKNITTISVDLSSNEDLVKAEAFIKNNWTRVDILINNAGKLINKPFSELSTEDFKEVYKVNVFAVAELTKKAIPFMKKGSHVITVSSMGGIQGSMKFPGLAAYSSAKGAVITLSELLAEEYKNQQIAFNVLALGAVQTEMLEEAFPGYEAPLSAKEMADYIFEFSLTGNKYYNGKVLQVSSSTP, encoded by the coding sequence ATGAGTAAGAACATAATTATTACTGGAACAAGTAGAGGAATAGGTTATGAACTGGCTAAACAATTTGCTAATCAAGGTCATAATGTTTTGGCTTTATCAAGAAATACAAAATCACTTGATTCTTTAAATCATAAAAACATTACAACTATTTCTGTTGACTTGTCTTCTAATGAAGATTTGGTAAAAGCTGAAGCCTTTATAAAAAACAACTGGACTAGAGTTGATATTTTAATTAATAATGCTGGAAAACTAATAAATAAACCTTTTTCAGAGTTATCTACTGAAGATTTTAAGGAAGTTTACAAGGTAAATGTTTTTGCTGTTGCCGAACTAACAAAAAAAGCAATACCTTTTATGAAAAAAGGGAGTCACGTAATTACCGTAAGTAGTATGGGAGGAATACAAGGAAGTATGAAATTTCCTGGTCTTGCAGCATACAGTTCTGCAAAAGGAGCTGTTATTACTTTATCTGAATTATTAGCAGAAGAGTATAAAAACCAACAAATAGCTTTTAATGTTTTAGCGCTAGGAGCAGTACAAACTGAAATGCTTGAAGAAGCATTCCCTGGGTATGAAGCTCCTCTTTCAGCTAAAGAAATGGCTGATTATATTTTTGAATTCTCATTAACTGGAAATAAGTACTACAATGGAAAAGTATTACAAGTTTCTAGTTCTACTCCATAG
- a CDS encoding SprT-like domain-containing protein, protein MKETLIKYIPKKAIPLVEYLINKHQVNLKIVSQRQTKHGDFRRMPDGRMLITVNNNLNHYQFLLTLIHEIAHHVTHQKFGRVQPHGKEWKTVFQHLMLPFLEPEIYPTQILPYLANYLKNPKASTDTDVNLSLALRNGKAEPGKIFIFEVPNGNVFQFKNRLYKRGNKRRTRYECLNLTNKRVYLFNQNAEVLLIQ, encoded by the coding sequence TTGAAAGAAACTTTAATTAAATACATACCTAAAAAAGCTATCCCTTTGGTTGAATATTTGATAAACAAACATCAAGTAAACCTAAAAATAGTTAGTCAACGACAAACAAAGCATGGCGACTTTCGTCGTATGCCTGATGGAAGAATGCTAATAACAGTAAATAACAACTTGAATCATTATCAGTTTTTATTAACGTTAATTCATGAGATTGCCCATCATGTTACACACCAAAAATTTGGAAGGGTACAACCTCATGGTAAAGAATGGAAAACTGTTTTTCAACATTTAATGCTTCCCTTCTTAGAACCTGAGATTTACCCTACTCAAATACTTCCTTATTTAGCTAATTATTTAAAAAACCCGAAAGCTAGTACAGATACAGATGTAAATTTATCATTAGCTTTGCGTAATGGTAAAGCAGAACCAGGAAAGATTTTTATCTTTGAAGTTCCTAATGGAAATGTTTTTCAATTTAAAAACAGGCTATATAAAAGAGGCAACAAGCGTAGAACACGATATGAATGTTTGAACTTAACCAATAAACGTGTATACCTTTTTAATCAAAATGCAGAAGTTCTACTTATTCAGTAG
- a CDS encoding mannose-1-phosphate guanylyltransferase: MSNNYYAVIMAGGVGSRFWPVSTQQYPKQFHDMLGTGESLIQKTFSRINQLIPSDNILIATNKRYESLVLDQLPKVKSKQLLLEPTMRNTAPCILYSALKIHQQNPNAVMLVAPSDHWIENENEFLNNIKTSFNACEKQDILMTLGIQPDSPNTGYGYIQFEEHESSIKKVKNFTEKPNLDKAKEFLASGDYLWNAGIFVWSTKSILKAFSEFLPEMVATLDDGNNVYNTDFEDDFINNNYKSCENISIDFGVMERAKNVHVLPVNFGWNDLGTWGSLYNKLPKDEQKNAIVGAKTIFRDSSGNMVRTQNGKKVIIQGLSNFIVVEKDDVLLICPKDDEQEIKQIAAQAKETFNN; encoded by the coding sequence ATGAGCAATAATTATTACGCAGTTATCATGGCAGGTGGTGTTGGGTCAAGATTTTGGCCAGTAAGCACACAACAATATCCTAAACAATTTCATGATATGTTAGGAACAGGGGAATCTTTGATTCAGAAAACTTTTAGTCGAATAAATCAACTAATCCCTTCAGACAATATTTTAATAGCAACAAATAAACGCTATGAATCATTAGTTTTAGATCAATTACCTAAAGTAAAAAGCAAGCAGTTACTATTAGAACCTACCATGCGAAATACAGCTCCATGCATTTTATATTCTGCATTAAAAATACATCAACAAAATCCAAATGCAGTAATGCTAGTAGCACCTTCTGATCATTGGATTGAAAATGAAAATGAATTTTTAAACAATATTAAAACTTCATTTAATGCTTGTGAAAAACAAGATATTTTGATGACCCTTGGAATCCAACCAGACTCTCCAAATACTGGCTATGGATATATACAATTCGAAGAGCATGAATCTAGTATAAAAAAAGTAAAAAACTTCACTGAAAAACCAAACTTAGATAAAGCTAAAGAGTTTTTAGCAAGTGGTGATTATTTATGGAATGCTGGAATATTTGTTTGGTCAACAAAAAGTATTTTAAAAGCCTTTAGTGAATTTTTACCTGAAATGGTTGCTACTTTAGATGATGGAAATAATGTATATAATACTGACTTTGAAGATGACTTTATAAACAATAACTATAAATCATGTGAAAATATTTCTATTGATTTTGGAGTAATGGAGCGTGCTAAAAACGTACATGTCTTGCCCGTTAACTTTGGATGGAATGATCTTGGAACTTGGGGTTCACTTTACAATAAACTACCTAAAGATGAGCAAAAAAATGCTATTGTAGGAGCTAAAACTATTTTTAGAGATTCAAGTGGTAATATGGTAAGAACTCAAAATGGTAAAAAAGTTATTATCCAAGGATTATCAAATTTTATAGTAGTTGAAAAAGATGATGTACTTTTAATATGCCCAAAAGATGATGAACAAGAAATAAAACAAATTGCCGCACAAGCAAAAGAGACATTTAACAACTAA
- a CDS encoding thioredoxin family protein → MKKIITFLVLLFAVNIVFSQNKAITDESNKQIKVTWETSYEEALKKSKKEKKPVLIYFTGSDWCGPCIKLDRELFHTSKFVEYANENMILYMANFPRNKDLVTKEVAVVNKRLSKKYKNSFPMVLLIDKREKVLGEKRGSYMTEYYYPFFEAVIKKHYKKNPK, encoded by the coding sequence ATGAAAAAAATAATAACCTTTTTAGTTTTGTTATTTGCAGTTAACATTGTTTTTTCACAAAATAAAGCAATTACTGATGAGTCAAATAAACAGATTAAAGTTACTTGGGAAACATCTTATGAGGAAGCTTTAAAAAAGTCGAAAAAAGAGAAAAAACCTGTGTTAATCTATTTCACAGGATCTGATTGGTGTGGACCTTGCATAAAATTAGATAGAGAATTATTTCATACTAGTAAATTTGTAGAGTATGCCAATGAAAATATGATTCTATACATGGCTAATTTTCCAAGAAATAAGGATTTAGTTACTAAAGAAGTTGCTGTTGTAAACAAAAGACTAAGTAAAAAATATAAAAATTCTTTTCCTATGGTATTGTTAATAGATAAAAGGGAAAAGGTTTTAGGAGAAAAAAGAGGAAGCTATATGACTGAATATTATTATCCTTTTTTTGAAGCTGTTATAAAAAAACATTATAAAAAAAATCCGAAGTAG
- the lpxK gene encoding tetraacyldisaccharide 4'-kinase has protein sequence MKVIRFLLFPIAVIYDIVTSIRNILFDKNFYKEKSFAFPLIAVGNLSVGGTGKSPQIEYLIRLLSKNYKLATLSRGYKRKTKGFQIVTSKHLAEDVGDEPLQFYKKFNDKITVAVDANRVNGIQELIKQTNKPEVILLDDAFQHRKVKASLYVLLTKYEDLYVNDYILPTGNLRESRRGAKRADIIIVTKCPDDLSDKEQKDIIKKINPESYQELFFTTISYDTKLYGNQNILIDKLIGEEIIVVTGIANPAPFLQFLKSKNIKVRHLKFPDHHHFTKGDIEKIKLEYNNIVSLGKVILTTEKDFVRLENRVDNLFYLPIESSFLTNKQKFDTIIEGHVTTMLN, from the coding sequence ATGAAAGTAATCCGTTTTTTATTATTTCCAATAGCCGTTATATATGATATTGTTACGAGTATTCGTAATATATTGTTTGATAAAAATTTTTATAAAGAAAAATCTTTTGCTTTTCCACTAATTGCTGTAGGTAATTTAAGTGTTGGAGGAACGGGAAAATCTCCTCAAATAGAATATTTAATACGTTTATTAAGTAAAAACTATAAGCTAGCTACATTAAGTAGGGGATATAAAAGAAAAACAAAAGGGTTTCAAATTGTAACTTCAAAACATTTAGCAGAAGATGTAGGTGATGAACCATTACAATTTTATAAGAAGTTTAATGATAAGATTACTGTAGCTGTTGATGCAAATAGAGTTAATGGTATCCAGGAGTTGATAAAGCAAACAAATAAGCCAGAAGTTATATTATTAGATGATGCTTTTCAGCATAGAAAAGTTAAGGCAAGTTTATATGTGTTATTAACTAAGTATGAAGATTTATATGTAAATGATTACATTTTGCCAACTGGAAATTTAAGAGAAAGTAGGAGAGGAGCTAAAAGAGCAGATATTATAATTGTAACTAAATGTCCAGATGATTTATCAGATAAAGAGCAAAAAGATATAATTAAGAAAATTAATCCAGAAAGTTATCAAGAGCTGTTTTTTACAACAATTTCATATGATACAAAGTTGTATGGGAACCAAAATATACTTATTGATAAGTTAATAGGAGAAGAAATTATCGTGGTTACTGGAATTGCAAATCCAGCCCCTTTCTTACAATTTTTAAAATCTAAAAATATAAAAGTTAGACATTTGAAATTTCCAGATCATCATCACTTTACTAAAGGTGATATTGAAAAAATAAAGTTGGAATACAATAATATTGTATCCTTAGGGAAAGTAATACTTACAACTGAAAAAGATTTTGTTAGATTAGAAAATAGGGTAGATAATCTATTCTATTTACCAATAGAAAGTTCATTTTTAACAAATAAACAAAAGTTTGATACTATAATTGAGGGGCATGTAACAACTATGCTCAATTAA
- a CDS encoding Nif3-like dinuclear metal center hexameric protein: protein MQIRDITNYIEQLAPLSYAEDFDNVGLLIGSYSTKVKGVLVTLDTLEKTIDEAIAKKCNLIISFHPIIFSGLKKLNGNNYVERVVLKAIQNNIAIYATHTALDNVQNGVSAKMCEVLGLQNIKTLIPKKGTIKKLTTYVPINNANSLREQLFNVGAGTIGNYDNCSFSMDGKSSFKGNESSNPKIGKKGELTFEEETCISITYDSYLEGKILNTLFNNHPYEEVAYEIITLNNKNQHVGMGMIGEFSSEMNENEFLRFVKKTFKTDCVRHSELLNKSIKKVAVLGGSGSFAINNAIKAKADAYISSDFKYHEFFKAEKNILLADVGHYESEQFTKNILVDYLSKKFSTFAIILSEESTNPIYYI from the coding sequence ATGCAAATAAGAGATATTACAAATTATATTGAACAATTAGCACCTCTTTCTTATGCAGAAGATTTTGATAATGTAGGACTTCTTATAGGTAGTTACTCAACAAAAGTTAAAGGTGTTTTAGTAACTTTAGACACTCTAGAAAAAACTATTGATGAAGCAATAGCCAAAAAATGTAATCTAATCATAAGTTTTCATCCTATAATATTCAGTGGCCTAAAAAAATTAAATGGAAACAACTATGTTGAACGAGTTGTATTAAAAGCTATTCAAAACAACATTGCTATTTACGCTACACATACGGCTTTAGATAATGTTCAAAATGGAGTTTCTGCTAAAATGTGTGAAGTCTTAGGATTACAAAACATTAAAACATTAATTCCTAAAAAAGGAACTATTAAAAAACTAACTACATACGTACCTATTAATAATGCTAACTCTCTTCGAGAACAATTATTTAATGTTGGAGCGGGTACTATTGGTAATTATGATAATTGCTCCTTTAGTATGGATGGAAAAAGTAGTTTTAAAGGAAATGAAAGTTCAAATCCTAAAATTGGTAAAAAAGGAGAATTAACTTTTGAAGAAGAAACATGTATTTCAATAACCTATGATAGTTATTTAGAAGGAAAAATATTAAATACTTTATTTAATAACCATCCTTACGAAGAAGTGGCTTACGAAATAATAACACTTAATAATAAAAATCAACATGTTGGAATGGGAATGATTGGAGAGTTTTCTTCTGAAATGAATGAAAATGAGTTTCTTCGATTTGTTAAAAAAACATTTAAAACTGATTGTGTTCGTCATTCAGAATTATTAAATAAATCAATAAAAAAAGTAGCTGTATTAGGAGGTTCAGGTAGTTTTGCAATTAATAATGCTATAAAGGCCAAAGCAGATGCATATATTAGTTCAGATTTTAAATACCATGAATTTTTTAAGGCTGAAAAAAATATTTTACTAGCTGATGTTGGTCATTATGAAAGTGAGCAGTTTACAAAAAATATTTTGGTTGATTATCTTAGCAAAAAATTTAGTACTTTTGCAATTATTTTAAGCGAAGAAAGTACAAATCCAATATACTATATATAA
- a CDS encoding zinc ribbon domain-containing protein has translation MAKKEVTVEEKLRALYDLQLIDSRIDEIRNVRGELPLEVEDLEDEVAGLNTRLSNLSSDLASLESDINSKKLAITESKALIKKYEEQQKNVRNNREFDSLTKEVEYQELEIQLSEKRIKEYKAKIAQKNEVIAGTKDKLTQQENHLTHKKNELDAILKETEKEEQLLKDKSKEYSESIDTHLLNAYSRIRNKVKNGLAVVSIERGAAGGSFFTIPPQIQLEIANRKKITIDEHSGRILVDSALAAEEREKIDSLFS, from the coding sequence ATGGCAAAAAAAGAAGTAACGGTAGAAGAAAAATTAAGAGCGTTATATGATTTACAGCTAATTGACTCTAGAATAGATGAAATCAGAAATGTTCGTGGTGAATTACCTTTAGAAGTTGAAGATTTAGAAGATGAAGTTGCCGGATTAAATACCAGACTTTCTAATTTATCAAGCGATTTAGCTAGTTTAGAATCTGATATTAATAGTAAAAAGTTAGCTATTACTGAATCTAAAGCTCTTATAAAGAAGTACGAAGAACAACAAAAGAATGTTCGTAACAATCGTGAATTTGATTCTTTAACAAAAGAAGTTGAATATCAAGAATTAGAAATTCAATTATCAGAAAAAAGAATTAAAGAGTACAAAGCTAAAATAGCTCAGAAAAATGAGGTAATTGCAGGTACAAAAGACAAATTAACTCAGCAAGAAAATCATTTAACTCACAAGAAAAATGAACTTGATGCCATTTTAAAAGAAACAGAAAAAGAGGAGCAATTATTAAAAGACAAATCTAAAGAGTATTCTGAATCTATAGATACTCATTTATTAAATGCTTATTCAAGAATTCGTAATAAAGTAAAAAACGGATTAGCTGTTGTTTCTATTGAACGTGGTGCTGCTGGAGGATCTTTCTTTACTATTCCACCTCAAATTCAATTAGAGATTGCTAATCGTAAAAAAATTACGATAGATGAGCATAGTGGTCGTATTTTAGTTGATTCTGCTTTAGCTGCTGAAGAACGTGAAAAAATTGATAGCTTATTTTCATAA
- the rpsU gene encoding 30S ribosomal protein S21 — protein sequence MLKIIVKEGENIDRALKRYKRKYRDVKILQQLRNRKQYDKPSVIRRAEVKKAAYKEQLFKED from the coding sequence ATGTTAAAAATTATAGTAAAAGAAGGTGAGAACATAGATAGAGCCTTAAAACGTTACAAGCGTAAGTATAGAGACGTTAAAATTTTACAACAATTAAGAAATAGAAAACAATACGATAAGCCATCTGTAATTAGACGTGCTGAAGTTAAGAAAGCAGCTTATAAAGAGCAACTATTCAAAGAAGATTAG
- the prfA gene encoding peptide chain release factor 1 has product MLDKLQIVKQRFDEVSDLIIQPDVISDQKRYVQLNKEYKDLGKVVKKANEYEGLVNTIEEAKEIIADGSDAEMVEMAKMEMEESKARIPVLEDEIKFLLIPKDPEDGKNAVVELRAGTGGDEASIFAGDLFRMYTKYCEGRGWKVSTVDFSEGTNGGFKEIQFEVSGDDVYGTLKFEAGVHRVQRVPQTETQGRVHTSAATCMVFPEAEEFDVEINPKDVRIDFFCSSGPGGQSVNTTYSAVRLTHIPTGLVAQCQDQKSQHKNKEKAFKVLRSRLYDMELAKKQEADAAKRGSMVTSGDRSAKIRTYNYPQGRVTDHRIGLTLYDLQNIVNGDIQKIIDELMLAENTSKLKELGETI; this is encoded by the coding sequence ATGCTAGACAAATTACAGATAGTTAAACAACGCTTTGATGAAGTGTCAGATTTAATCATTCAACCTGACGTGATTTCTGATCAAAAACGTTACGTACAATTAAATAAAGAATATAAAGATTTAGGAAAAGTTGTAAAAAAAGCAAACGAATACGAAGGGCTTGTAAATACAATTGAAGAGGCTAAAGAAATTATAGCTGATGGAAGTGATGCGGAAATGGTAGAAATGGCTAAAATGGAAATGGAAGAGTCTAAAGCTCGTATCCCTGTTTTAGAGGATGAAATCAAGTTCTTATTAATACCTAAAGATCCTGAAGATGGTAAAAACGCTGTAGTAGAATTACGTGCAGGTACTGGTGGTGATGAAGCAAGTATTTTTGCTGGAGATTTATTTAGAATGTATACTAAGTATTGTGAAGGAAGAGGCTGGAAAGTTTCTACTGTAGATTTTTCTGAAGGAACCAATGGAGGGTTTAAAGAAATACAATTTGAAGTTAGTGGAGATGATGTGTATGGAACGTTAAAGTTTGAAGCTGGTGTACATCGTGTACAACGTGTGCCTCAAACGGAAACTCAGGGTAGGGTTCATACTTCGGCAGCTACTTGTATGGTTTTTCCAGAAGCTGAAGAATTTGACGTAGAAATTAATCCTAAAGACGTTCGTATTGACTTTTTCTGTTCATCTGGTCCTGGAGGTCAATCTGTAAATACAACTTATTCAGCTGTTCGTTTAACGCATATTCCAACTGGTTTAGTAGCACAATGTCAAGATCAAAAATCACAACATAAAAATAAAGAGAAAGCTTTTAAAGTATTACGTTCACGTTTGTATGATATGGAGTTAGCTAAGAAACAAGAAGCTGATGCTGCAAAACGTGGGTCAATGGTTACATCTGGTGATCGTTCTGCAAAGATTAGAACATACAACTACCCACAAGGACGTGTAACTGATCATCGTATTGGATTAACATTGTATGATCTACAAAATATTGTAAACGGTGATATTCAAAAAATTATTGATGAATTAATGTTAGCTGAAAATACGTCTAAGCTAAAAGAATTAGGAGAAACAATTTAA
- a CDS encoding DUF6265 family protein gives MRFLFLFLCVTLILSCKSNTLKPTFLIGKWQRINDKPNQITYENWNSSYKGSGFTLKKGDTIFKEILTIETINDTLHLKVTGVNNKPTLFKFIQQTDSSFICENKLNEFPKKIKYWKNNSNLHAQVSNDSFKIDFTFKKLN, from the coding sequence ATGAGATTTCTTTTTCTCTTTTTATGCGTTACTCTTATACTTTCCTGCAAATCTAACACATTAAAACCTACTTTTCTTATTGGAAAATGGCAACGCATAAATGATAAACCTAATCAAATTACATATGAAAACTGGAACTCAAGTTATAAAGGATCAGGCTTTACACTAAAAAAAGGAGATACTATTTTTAAAGAAATTCTAACTATAGAAACTATTAACGACACTCTGCATCTTAAAGTTACAGGTGTTAACAATAAACCTACTCTATTTAAATTCATACAACAAACAGATTCATCATTTATTTGTGAAAATAAATTAAATGAATTCCCAAAAAAAATAAAATATTGGAAAAACAACTCAAATCTACATGCTCAAGTTTCAAATGATAGTTTTAAAATAGATTTTACATTTAAAAAATTAAATTAA
- a CDS encoding TetR/AcrR family transcriptional regulator codes for MKNLLSNIKIETPKGIYIKNPESSDLGKRIVEYSIILIEKFGFESFNFKKLGKEIGSNESSIYRYFESKHNLLIYLTSWYWGWIEYQLVIETYSINNSKDKLITALKVVTRTTVQDSNYGHINEILLNKIVINENSKSYLTIDVDAENKEGYFMTYKRVVKRLSEMISGHNPKYKYPLSLASTITESSLHQHFTKQHFPSITNFKSNDNPTDFFIELVLKTLLNE; via the coding sequence ATGAAAAATTTACTGTCAAATATTAAAATAGAAACCCCAAAAGGGATCTATATAAAAAACCCTGAATCATCCGATTTAGGGAAAAGAATAGTTGAATATAGTATTATTTTAATTGAAAAATTTGGCTTCGAAAGCTTCAATTTCAAAAAACTCGGAAAAGAAATTGGATCAAACGAAAGTTCTATATATAGATATTTTGAAAGCAAACACAACTTGTTAATTTATTTAACCTCTTGGTATTGGGGATGGATAGAATATCAATTAGTTATTGAAACATATAGTATTAATAATTCTAAAGATAAATTAATTACCGCTCTAAAAGTTGTTACGAGAACCACTGTTCAAGACAGTAATTATGGGCATATTAATGAGATTTTATTAAATAAGATTGTAATAAACGAAAATTCTAAATCTTATTTAACTATAGATGTTGATGCTGAAAATAAAGAAGGATATTTTATGACCTATAAAAGAGTTGTAAAAAGATTATCTGAAATGATTTCTGGGCACAATCCTAAATATAAATATCCTTTGAGTTTAGCTAGTACTATAACAGAAAGTTCACTTCATCAACACTTTACCAAGCAACATTTTCCTTCAATTACAAATTTTAAAAGCAACGATAATCCAACTGATTTTTTTATTGAACTAGTATTAAAGACATTATTAAATGAATAA
- a CDS encoding peptidase domain-containing ABC transporter, with translation MNNKILSPWQRFLGLVKLEQKDILQIAYYAIFEGIVALSLPLGIQAIINLLQGAQVSASWIVLIILVTGGVAFAGILKLMQMRIIETIQQRIFTRASLELSYRFPKIKMSELRNYYLPELANRFFDTLTIQKGLSKILIDVPSAFLQIIFALLLLSFYHPFFIFFGFLLLLLIFIVFKYTAQKGLETSLKESKNKYKVAHWLQEIARTVMSFKLSGKTNLALNKTDNLVDDYLQSREKHFKILILQYIQMIGFKVLVTAGLLLIGGFLVLNQKMNIGQFVAAEIIILLIITSVEKLIIGLESFYDVLTSIEKLGQIIDKPIEAQEGELINGDQELSIELQSVVYKVNTLNIPILNDISLIVKPTDRILIQGESGSGKSSLLQLISGLVEPTSGHIFINNQSINSLHLNKYRANLGLSLSEETPFEGSIRENITFGNKDILDEQIYLTLEKVGLKDFIKQQPNGLSTILKPDGKQIAYTIAKKIILARAIIKKPKVLILEDPLDQFKKEETQKIIDFLTHSSQPWSLIVVSSNYTWKEKCNKHITLEKGAIINLKH, from the coding sequence ATGAATAACAAAATACTTTCTCCATGGCAACGTTTTTTAGGGCTTGTTAAACTAGAACAAAAAGACATACTTCAAATAGCATACTATGCTATTTTTGAAGGTATAGTTGCCTTGTCTCTTCCACTAGGAATACAAGCTATCATTAATTTATTACAAGGCGCTCAAGTTTCTGCTTCTTGGATCGTTTTAATTATTTTAGTTACTGGTGGAGTTGCCTTTGCAGGTATCTTAAAATTAATGCAAATGCGAATCATCGAAACTATACAGCAACGAATTTTCACGAGAGCATCTTTAGAGTTAAGCTATAGATTTCCCAAAATAAAAATGAGTGAATTACGAAACTATTACTTGCCTGAACTAGCTAATCGTTTTTTTGATACACTTACTATTCAAAAAGGGCTATCAAAAATACTTATTGATGTTCCATCAGCTTTTTTACAAATAATTTTCGCCTTATTATTACTATCATTTTACCATCCTTTCTTTATATTCTTTGGATTCTTATTACTATTATTAATTTTCATAGTATTTAAATACACTGCACAAAAAGGATTAGAAACAAGTTTAAAAGAATCTAAAAACAAATACAAAGTTGCTCATTGGCTACAAGAAATTGCAAGAACAGTTATGAGTTTTAAATTATCTGGTAAAACAAATTTGGCGCTTAATAAAACTGATAATTTAGTAGATGATTATTTACAATCAAGAGAAAAACATTTTAAAATTTTAATACTACAGTACATACAAATGATCGGTTTTAAAGTACTGGTTACTGCTGGACTATTATTAATAGGAGGTTTTTTAGTATTGAATCAAAAAATGAATATTGGACAATTTGTTGCTGCAGAAATCATTATTCTTTTAATAATTACATCGGTTGAAAAACTAATTATTGGTTTAGAATCATTTTACGATGTGTTAACATCCATTGAAAAACTTGGACAAATAATTGACAAGCCAATTGAAGCCCAAGAAGGAGAGTTAATTAATGGAGACCAAGAATTATCTATAGAACTCCAAAGTGTTGTTTATAAAGTAAACACCTTAAACATACCTATATTAAATGATATTTCACTAATTGTAAAACCAACAGATAGGATATTAATTCAAGGAGAAAGCGGAAGTGGTAAATCAAGTTTACTACAACTAATTTCAGGTTTAGTAGAACCAACATCAGGTCATATTTTTATTAATAATCAGTCCATTAACAGCTTACACTTAAATAAGTACAGAGCTAATCTAGGTTTATCATTATCAGAAGAAACCCCATTTGAAGGAAGCATAAGAGAGAACATTACTTTTGGAAATAAAGACATATTGGATGAACAAATATACCTAACCTTAGAAAAAGTAGGCTTAAAAGATTTTATAAAACAACAACCTAATGGTTTAAGTACAATTTTAAAACCTGATGGAAAACAAATAGCCTATACTATAGCTAAGAAAATAATTTTAGCAAGGGCTATAATAAAAAAACCTAAAGTTTTAATTCTAGAAGACCCATTAGATCAATT